In the Microtus ochrogaster isolate Prairie Vole_2 chromosome 21, MicOch1.0, whole genome shotgun sequence genome, AGAATTCAGGGTCCTtggagggggcagggaaaggaagaagggacaaGTAGAAAACTCAAATGactttttgagaaaataaataggccTTAGGAGAATAGATGGAGCCGGGATAGTCCTGAGACAATGTCTCTTAGGAATGACCTAAGGTCTcatctctgaaaagagaaaaatggagttaCTCATCCCCCCCCCTTCCAGGGGGGCAGGATAATTTTCAGCAAGACACACGCTTGCAAACGTGAATTTAACCAGCGGCAGGGGGGCTCAGTCTGGAACCATTCCCGCGGGAATCAAGCGCAGACCTCAAAGGACTGGTGTAAACGAACGTAGCGACTCTCCCAGACTCCGGTAGCCAGCAGGTCTTTAGGGAGAGGTGAGTGCGGACCCACTGATAGTGGCGAGAAAGCCCTGCAGCATCCTCAGATGGATTTTCCTAGGACCTAGTTTCCGCGTGAGCTGAGAACGGTCTATATCAACAAAACAGTGACTATTCAGAACCTCCCCTTCCATATTCCTGGCTCCGCAGCTTCCAGTTATGGTAACCTCACTAATGGAACTTCTTTTGCAGTGGTTTTATCTAAGTGCAGCTCTGGGTCCTTCGATGCAGTTCTCTCCCCTTCGTATTTCTGAATTCCGTTTTTCTCCAGTCCTTTATTCTTTTAGCGCCCGTGTGGTCCAGAAGCCCACAAACTAGAAGAAACAGAGCCGTAAAAGACTGCGGCATCTCTAAATTTTATTTGGGATTCTGAATTATCCCAGGGACTACAGCATtacaatttaggaaaaaaaaaaaaaaggtaaggcaCTATGAGAAACCGGtagagggcagagaagagagaagaaaaaacaggaaaatgacGCAATAGCCAGAGCCGGGACTATTTAGAAAGGTTCCCGCCCGCGCGCTTTCGGTTTTCAATCTGGTCCGATCTTCTTATATATTAGAGGGACGCCACCTCCACTGCTTCACAAGCTAGTGTCTTGCGATTGTAGTCGCCATGTCTGGTAGAGGAAAGGGTGGAAAGGGTCTAGGCAAGGGTGGTGCCAAGCGCCATCGCAAGGTTCTTCGCGACAACATCCAGGGCATCACCAAGCCCGCCATCCGCCGCCTGGCCCGACGCGGTGGTGTCAAGCGAATCTCCGGCCTCATTTACGAGGAGACCCGCGGTGTGCTGAAGGTGTTCCTGGAGAACGTGATCCGGGACGCCGTCACCTACACTGAGCACGCTAAGCGTAAGACCGTCACCGCCATGGATGTGGTCTACGCGCTCAAGCGCCAGGGCCGCACCCTGTATGGCTTTGGAGGCTAAACTGCACCGCCGCTGCCTCGGAACCCATCCCTAACGGCCCTTTTTAGGGCCAACCACAGCCTCACCGGGAGAGCTGACACACTTGACTATTGTAACCAAATTACGTTCGTAGCTCTAGACTCGGTAGGGGGAAAGACTCTTCAAAATGGAGTCACTGGGTTTGGAATCGGACTTTAATGTCGTTAAGGTTTGATTTCTCTTAGCGGTTAACATCCAGGGCAGGGCCTGCATACAGGCAGCTGTTTAGTCTGCAGCGACAGGATGAGGTGGCTGCAGGTAAGAGGTTAAGGATTTTTAGAGGTCTGTATCCCCAGAACTGCCTTAGAAAAGGCCCCTCAGTTTAGGTAGTGATTGAAAATAGTGGATTTTCAGTAGAGTTAGCAGCTTTGCGAGTATACTGTGAGGACTATAGTCTCGATAGTTAAGCAAGGTCCACTTGTCCACTTTTTCTTGTAAAGCAGTTATGGCAAGAACTTAAAAgtcaggagctgatacagaggcaatttctggtttttgttttgtattttcttttgctttgtctatttttttatttatttttatttttatttatttatttttttggtttttcgagacagggtttccctgtggttttggagcctgtcctggaactagctcttgtagaccaggctggtctcgaactcacagagatccgcctacctctgcctcccgagtgctgggattaaaggcgtgcgccaccaccgcccggcttttgctttgtttttagatacagggtttctgtgtagccttggcactTCTGGAAAtcttcctgtagaccaggctggccttgaattcactgatccacctgtctgcttcctgagttctgatataaaggtgtgtaccaccaccggcTTTGTACACAGGTTTGAGGGAAACCTGCACGGGACcttgccacaaagaaagccaTGGACAAGAGACCGAGGCGAACTATGAACTATAATATAACCTAGTGGCAGCCGCTGAGGTGTGTGGTATGTTGAGACCTATTTAGGAAGATTTGTCAGAACATGTCCACCACCCATCAGTACAGAGGGAGCAGTTTAATTTTGATAAGGCAAAAACAAATTCTCAGTACGGCCAAGAATGCAGTAAGCTATTCTCTATGCGTCTGTTATGCCCGCGTCATGagcccccagagaccaccaggaCTCCGAGTTCACTTAAtacagtggtatattatttgtagtttaataaatcttgcctgaagaccagaggcaaagctaaagccactagagatCAGGtattggtgacacacacctttaatcccaggatttgggagacagaatcagacagatctctgtaaattcaagggcCCCATGGGCTACACAAGGTCAACACAGAAACAagcccaggtggtggtggctcacctttaatccaggcCTTGGGAGTCGTGtgcccttcatcccagcactagagggaatataaatgAGAGGGGAGACTTAGTTTGCAGTAGCCCAACCTTGGGAGAGGCAAGATTTCTgtagtgacttggctgctttgcttttctggttttcaggctgAATCTCAATTTCTATCTCTGGGTtcttattattcgtgctacaacATGCAAACAGCAAAAATCCTTTACTACAGGCTCAAGCTCAGGCTCTCTGCTCCGATCCAGCACAGCTAGACCAGGGGAGGCCTTGAGCTCAGCTATGGCAGGCACAGGGCTTttaaggaggaagggatggagtggggggaggggaggggaactCCGGGTTCAGATGGGGGTTGAACTCCTGGTTGGGCAGGAGTGAGGTAGCAGAAGTCTTGTCAAACAGGGATTGGTACTGACTTTGCTGCAAGGAAACTGGCAGCTTATGTAGAAGTTAGGTAACCTATCCTTAATTGTCTCAATTCTGATTGGTCTCCAGCGGGGTACAGTCTGTAGCTTTTCCTGGTTATGGTAGTGTTGAGGTCAAGTTCCAGGATTGTTAGTTTGCAGAATGCCAAGGCTGTGCTAATGTTGGGCCTCtccacttctctttccctccagTCCAGATTTGGGTTGAGCATGTTATAGgctgtgagttttatttttattttaattgtgcatTGATCTTTTACTTTGGAATATTATATAATCTCCATATTCAGTTGCATGATCCTACATAAGGACTGAACTTCCAATTCAAGAAGCTGGATTTTAGTGTATACTACCTCAGTAGTGCTGTAAGGATCATCTTAACCATGTGTTTGTATTGGTCCACCAGTAATGGtcactttaaagaaaatacattttaggtAACTAATGTGTGTgccctacagacacacacacacacacaccccacacacagacacacacacacacacaccccacacacagacacacacacaccccccacacacagacacacacacacacaccccacacacagacacacacaccccacacacagacacacacaccccacacacagacacacacacacacacacacgactaatAGTTCAAGGCGGCCCATATTGAATAGAACGAGGAATGTAGATGATTTTCAGAAACTCAAAACTATGGAAATTACTATGTTTGGGGAAATTGGGGAAGGGTGGTGGTAGGGATAGTGTCTATGTCAGTCTTTGGCAAATCCAGAATGCCTTCCCTTCATGATAGAAATTCAGtaaactgccgggcggtggtgacgcacacctttaatcccagcactcgggaggcagaggcaggcggatctttgtgagttcgagaccaacctggtctacaagagctagttccaggacaggctcc is a window encoding:
- the LOC101980531 gene encoding histone H4 codes for the protein MSGRGKGGKGLGKGGAKRHRKVLRDNIQGITKPAIRRLARRGGVKRISGLIYEETRGVLKVFLENVIRDAVTYTEHAKRKTVTAMDVVYALKRQGRTLYGFGG